The proteins below come from a single Tigriopus californicus strain San Diego chromosome 3, Tcal_SD_v2.1, whole genome shotgun sequence genomic window:
- the LOC131877894 gene encoding uncharacterized protein LOC131877894: MGILYRVKPFHNGLTVFLTDGSIPKKAWLELAVESNHAFFLAQMNGSAIGSISLICPFVKAHAADIEILWDESFGFYGDFIKTMMDQCFHQFQEVDWPVIYREIPPVVYNDTSSPDGVKGFEVDLANLLKKHLGIATPLVRDKATLIRLPNEPRIMSILYAMYSYEARLMIGSPPAHQDFNRFGDFSITIYTSTAHYCSRLPQPLPNYQNLIKVFPPNVWLVMLVTNLICSLVMYGMYRFYASHNVLTHLKIGSMKAKLLDFLIRINIGIMEPDAIPWFKTHSAGSLFSGTFYIYATFLGFFYTSMFLAALVSVERETPINNPRDALERGENVYMPNLLTMSNPALPNFKNLPTDVQEVGVMANRRGTVYDFFKAGYPAEGVKDMQENGASFVIGVVKTSSHSIVDNEWEEEYIRSGTDSIALAECFVCPEVRPVGSIHQPIDNAFGGFWSHILEPPKRGCL; this comes from the exons ATGGGAATTCTGTACAGAGTCAAACCTTTTCACAATGGATTGACCGTGTTCCTCACGGATGGTTCTATTCCCAAAAAAGCTTGGTTGGAATTGGCTGTGGAATCGAATCATGCCTTCTTTTTAGCGCAAATGAACGGATCGGCTATTGGTTCGATTTCGTTGATTTGTCCATTTGTTAAAGCACACGCCGCAGATATTGAAATCCTGTGGGACGAGTCTTTTGGATTCTATGGCGATTTCATTAAAACCATGATGGATCAATGTTTTCACCAATTCCAAGAGGTAGATTGGCCGGTCATATATCGAGAAATTCCACCCGTTGTGTACAACGATACCAGTAGCCCAGATGGAGTCAAGGGATTTGAAGTTGATTTGGCCAATCTGCTCAAGAAGCATCTGGGAATCGCCACACCGTTGGTCCGGGATAAGGCAACTCTGATCAGATTACCCAACGAGCCAAGAATCATGTCGATCCTATACGCA ATGTACTCCTATGAGGCCCGCTTGATGATTGGATCCCCCCCAGCTCATCAGGATTTCAATCGGTTCGGAGACTTCTCCATTACAATTTACACATCAACCGCTCATTATTGTTCAAGGCTTCCACAGCCGTTGCCCAATTACCAAAACCTGATCAAGGTGTTCCCACCCAATGTTTGGCTTGTCATGCTTGTGACCAACTTGATCTGCTCGTTGGTAATGTACGGCATGTACCGGTTTTATGCCTCACACAATGTTTTGACTCATCTGAAGATTGGTTCAATGAAGGCAAAATTGCTAGATTTTTTGATTCGAATCAATATTGGCATCATGGAACCCGATGCTATTCCTTGGTTCAAGACTCACTCTGCTG GGAGCCTCTTTTCCGGAACATTTTATATCTATGCCACTTTCCTGGGCTTCTTCTACACCTCCATGTTCTTGGCCGCCTTGGTGTCCGTGGAACGTGAGACCCCGATCAACAACCCACGAGATGCCTTGGAAAGGGGAGAGAACGTCTACATGCCTAATTTGCTGACCATGTCCAA TCCTGCCTTACCCAACTTCAAAAACCTCCCAACGGACGTTCAAGAAGTAGGCGTGATGGCCAACCGACGGGGAACCGTTTATGACTTTTTCAAAGCGGGTTATCCAGCCGAGGGAGTGAAAGACATGCAAGAGAATGGTGCTTCTTTCGTCATCGGAG TGGTTAAAACGTCGTCTCACTCAATCGTGGACAATGAATGGGAGGAAGAGTACATTCGGTCAGGAACCGATTCAATCGCCTTGGCAGAATGTTTTGTATGTCCCGAAGTACGCCCCGTGGGGTCCATTCATCAACCAATTGACAATGCATTTGGTGGATTTTGGAGTCATATCCTTGAACCCCCCAAAAGAGGATGTCTTTGA